A region from the Polyangiaceae bacterium genome encodes:
- a CDS encoding discoidin domain-containing protein produces MSIWARLTEPLLGRRAIERATSYRDAMRVRQFGGAALARATAARALSDDGQDTAALALYREAFGLAVSALLVARTETLTDPLPPQVAWAKLEGEIPKALRGLEALMTKPDSLAPDRLKASEARRRRDEADRLLRFVCDQFETRTPRRLRVLRGLKLFFFVVAPVALVIALLLTANAPKNIGRDKPAIASSRRPGTPPATGATDGVLNGRCGFITNQEREPWLRIDLLRYHSISEVRVFGRAEKDETLVPLVIELSADGDNFKQVAERSEPFSESSPWKARLSGELARYVRIRSKNNPGHLCLGEVEVYGKPQ; encoded by the coding sequence GTGAGTATCTGGGCTCGACTGACCGAGCCGCTGCTCGGGCGCCGCGCGATCGAACGCGCCACCAGCTACCGGGACGCGATGCGCGTTCGGCAGTTCGGCGGCGCGGCGCTGGCGCGCGCGACGGCCGCGCGAGCGTTGAGCGACGACGGTCAGGACACCGCCGCCCTCGCGCTGTACCGCGAAGCCTTCGGGCTGGCGGTATCCGCCCTGCTGGTGGCACGCACCGAGACCCTCACGGATCCTCTGCCGCCGCAGGTGGCGTGGGCCAAGCTGGAAGGCGAAATTCCGAAGGCCCTGCGCGGCCTGGAAGCGCTGATGACGAAGCCGGACTCGCTGGCGCCCGATCGCCTGAAGGCGAGCGAGGCGCGGCGGCGGCGCGACGAGGCGGATCGGCTCTTGCGATTCGTGTGCGATCAATTCGAGACGCGAACGCCGCGGCGTCTGCGCGTGCTCCGCGGCCTGAAGCTGTTCTTCTTCGTGGTCGCGCCGGTGGCACTGGTTATCGCGTTGCTGCTCACCGCGAACGCGCCCAAGAACATCGGGCGAGACAAGCCTGCCATCGCCAGCAGCCGGCGTCCGGGCACGCCCCCCGCCACGGGAGCCACGGACGGCGTGCTCAACGGGCGCTGCGGCTTCATCACCAACCAGGAGCGCGAGCCTTGGCTCCGCATCGACCTGCTCCGCTACCACTCCATCAGCGAGGTGCGGGTGTTCGGCCGCGCCGAGAAGGACGAGACCCTGGTGCCGTTGGTGATCGAGCTCTCCGCGGACGGCGACAACTTCAAGCAGGTCGCCGAGCGTAGTGAGCCGTTCAGCGAATCCTCGCCCTGGAAGGCCCGGCTCTCGGGCGAGCTCGCGCGCTACGTTCGCATCCGAAGCAAGAACAATCCCGGGCACTTGTGCCTCGGCGAGGTCGAGGTGTACGGCAAACCACAATGA